A genomic window from Pecten maximus chromosome 2, xPecMax1.1, whole genome shotgun sequence includes:
- the LOC117340656 gene encoding loricrin-like, translating into MRTGVKEGDINNHEHMRTGVKEGDTNNHEHMRSGVKEVLGSSIGGLYIPEGLGSSIGGLCIPEGLGSSIGGLYIPEGLGSSIGGLYIPEGLGSSIGGLYIPEGLGSSIGGLYIPEGLGSSIGGLYIPEGLGSSIGGLYIPEGLGSSIGGLYIPEGLGSSIGGLCIPEGLGSSVGGLYIPEGLGSSIGGLYITEGLGSSIGGLYIPEGFGSSIGGLYIPEGLGSSIGGLYIPEGSGSSIGGLYIPEGLGSSIGGLYIPEGLGSSIGGLYIPEGLGSSIGGLCIPEGLGSSVGGLYIPEGLP; encoded by the exons atgaggactggtgtcaaggaaGGTGACATCAACAACCACGAacatatgaggactggtgtcaaggaaGGTGACACCAACAACCACGAACATATGAGGTCTGGTGTCAAGGAAG TGCTTGGTAGTAGTATAGGTGGACTGTATATCCCCGAGGGTTTGGGTAGTAGTATAGGTGGACTGTGTATCCCAGAGGGTTTGGGTAGTAGTATAGGTGGACTGTATATCCCCGAGGGTCTGGGTAGTAGTATAGGTGGACTGTATATCCCCGAGGGTTTGGGTAGTAGTATAGGTGGACTGTATATCCCCGAGGGTTTGGGTAGTAGTATAGGTGGACTGTATATCCCCGAGGGTTTGGGTAGTAGTATAGGTGGACTGTACATCCCCGAGGGTTTGGGTAGTAGTATAGGTGGACTGTACATCCCCGAGGGTTTGGGTAGTAGTATAGGTGGACTGTACATCCCCGAGGGTTTGGGTAGTAGTATAGGTGGACTGTGTATCCCCGAGGGTTTGGGTAGTAGTGTAGGTGGACTGTATATCCCCGAGGGTTTGGGTAGTAGTATAGGTGGACTGTATATCACCGAGGGTTTGGGTAGTAGTATAGGTGGACTGTATATCCCCGAGGGTTTTGGTAGTAGTATAGGTGGACTGTATATCCCCGAGGGTTTGGGTAGTAGTATAGGTGGACTGTATATCCCCGAGGGTTCGGGTAGTAGTATAGGTGGACTGTACATCCCCGAGGGTTTGGGTAGTAGTATAGGTGGACTGTACATCCCCGAGGGTTTGGGTAGTAGTATAGGTGGACTGTACATCCCCGAGGGTTTGGGTAGTAGTATAGGTGGACTGTGTATCCCCGAGGGTTTGGGTAGTAGTGTAGGTGGACTGTATATCCCCGAGGGTTTGCCGTAA